A stretch of the Vibrio stylophorae genome encodes the following:
- a CDS encoding DUF4274 domain-containing protein, producing the protein MAKKLNNAQKLRASICFECGCIPSQTAWQRMCEAKGEDYDDVRYMADQMNIDDDAVVTIECLQSKEELHVVADHYNWDDNALPSLQAMIDHPLCDAGTALLLFWKGEGYRALSPNPGYASAEIITFFKTLYQRFCHQEFNSYSIAFDPYEEGYVPTLEESIAQAYFIPGVFFCPYSRMFVQDCL; encoded by the coding sequence ATGGCTAAAAAATTAAACAATGCGCAAAAGCTGCGCGCGTCAATCTGCTTTGAATGTGGTTGTATACCAAGCCAAACAGCATGGCAGCGGATGTGTGAAGCTAAAGGTGAGGATTATGACGATGTTCGCTATATGGCCGATCAAATGAATATTGACGATGATGCTGTAGTGACGATTGAGTGCTTACAAAGCAAAGAGGAATTGCATGTCGTGGCTGATCATTATAATTGGGATGACAATGCATTGCCGTCGCTGCAAGCCATGATTGATCATCCTTTGTGCGATGCGGGCACGGCATTATTGCTGTTTTGGAAAGGCGAGGGCTATCGCGCGTTATCTCCCAATCCTGGGTACGCTAGCGCTGAAATCATCACTTTTTTTAAAACGCTTTATCAGCGCTTTTGTCACCAAGAATTTAATAGCTACAGTATTGCCTTTGATCCCTATGAAGAAGGGTATGTGCCCACATTAGAGGAGAGCATTGCGCAGGCATATTTTATACCGGGCGTATTCTTTTGCCCCTATAGCCGTATGTTTGTGCAAGATTGCCTGTAA
- a CDS encoding long-chain fatty acid--CoA ligase has product MNQYVNEPSNYQLLIKNLLFSPVAFNPEQEIVYANHRRHSYKTFHQRVKQFANALTQMGVKKGDTVAVMDYDSHRYLECYFAIPMIGAKLHMINVRLSPEQILFTIDHAEDDILLIHEEFLPILDQIKGRIDTITNYVVLRDGEGCEYEQLLENQSTEFRFPDFDENTVATTFYTTGTTGMPKGVYFTHRQLVLHTLGILSTIGTNESQGRLHQGDIYMPITPMFHVHAWGLPYMATMLGVKQVYPGKYVPDVLLNLIEQENVTFSHCVPTILHLLLSSPKSKDIDFSRWKVVIGGAALPKALCKSALERDIDVFAGYGMSETGPILSIVQLSPDYLELDNDQQSEYRSKTGKKVAMVEAYIIDEEMNKLPHDGETSGEIVVRAPWLTPNYYKDNKNSKALWRGGYLHTGDVATIDSDGFIKITDRVKDMIKISGEWVSSLELEDILHQHCAVSEVAVIGMPHNKWGEVPLALVTLKEDAQVSEKELVSFAKEFISKGILAREALLMKIKLVDSIAKTSVGKVDKKELRRLHL; this is encoded by the coding sequence ATGAATCAATATGTCAACGAGCCGTCGAACTACCAGTTACTGATCAAAAATCTGCTTTTTTCTCCAGTGGCATTTAATCCCGAGCAAGAAATTGTTTACGCCAACCACCGCCGCCACAGCTACAAAACCTTTCATCAGCGCGTCAAACAATTTGCCAATGCACTGACCCAAATGGGCGTTAAAAAAGGCGATACCGTTGCTGTAATGGATTACGACTCGCACCGTTATCTTGAATGTTACTTTGCCATTCCCATGATTGGCGCCAAACTCCATATGATCAATGTGCGCCTTTCGCCCGAGCAGATTCTCTTTACCATCGATCATGCGGAAGATGACATTCTCTTAATTCATGAAGAATTTTTGCCAATCCTTGATCAGATCAAAGGTCGCATCGATACCATCACCAACTATGTCGTCCTGCGCGATGGTGAAGGTTGTGAATATGAGCAGCTGCTCGAAAATCAAAGCACCGAATTTCGATTCCCAGACTTTGATGAAAACACCGTCGCCACCACCTTCTATACCACGGGCACCACAGGCATGCCCAAAGGGGTTTATTTTACCCACCGCCAGTTGGTACTCCATACCCTAGGCATTTTGAGCACCATTGGTACCAATGAATCGCAGGGGCGTTTACATCAAGGCGATATCTATATGCCAATCACCCCAATGTTTCACGTGCATGCCTGGGGCCTGCCCTACATGGCAACCATGCTCGGTGTAAAACAGGTCTACCCCGGCAAATATGTCCCAGACGTCTTACTCAATCTTATTGAGCAAGAGAACGTGACCTTCTCGCACTGCGTACCAACGATTTTGCATCTACTTTTGAGCTCGCCAAAATCAAAAGACATCGACTTTTCTCGCTGGAAAGTGGTGATCGGCGGCGCCGCGCTTCCAAAAGCGCTGTGTAAATCAGCCCTTGAGCGCGATATTGATGTATTTGCAGGTTACGGCATGAGTGAAACTGGCCCGATTCTTTCGATTGTACAGCTCTCACCGGACTATCTTGAACTCGACAATGACCAACAGTCCGAGTACCGCTCAAAAACGGGTAAAAAAGTGGCCATGGTCGAGGCGTATATTATCGATGAAGAGATGAATAAGCTGCCGCATGATGGTGAAACCAGCGGTGAAATTGTGGTTCGCGCGCCGTGGTTAACCCCCAACTACTACAAAGACAACAAGAACTCAAAAGCGCTGTGGCGCGGCGGTTATTTACACACAGGTGATGTGGCAACCATCGACAGCGACGGCTTTATTAAGATCACCGATCGCGTCAAAGACATGATTAAAATCTCAGGCGAATGGGTCAGCTCACTCGAACTTGAAGATATTTTGCATCAACACTGCGCCGTGTCAGAAGTCGCTGTAATTGGCATGCCACACAACAAATGGGGCGAAGTACCGCTTGCACTTGTGACGCTCAAAGAAGACGCGCAAGTCAGCGAAAAAGAGCTGGTGAGCTTTGCCAAAGAGTTTATCTCCAAAGGTATTCTGGCCCGCGAAGCCCTGCTGATGAAAATCAAACTGGTTGATAGCATCGCCAAAACCAGCGTCGGCAAAGTCGATAAAAAAGAGCTACGCCGGCTTCATCTGTAA
- a CDS encoding ABC transporter ATP-binding protein, translating to MAEVILKKVEKIYPNGFKAVHGIDLNIHEGEFMVFVGPSGCAKSTTLRMIAGLEDISEGDVFIGDKRVNDLPPKERGISMVFQNYALYPHMSVYENMAFSLKQQKLPKTEIDKRISEAAKTLEIEHLLHHKPAEMSGGQRQRVALGRAMVRKPDVFLFDEPLSNLDAKLRVSTRVSIAQLHNDLKAEGQNATMIYVTHDQVEAMTLGDRICVLNKGEIMQVDTPMNLYHYPANKFVAGFIGSPAMNIIKTQIVERRGIMHVVSEDNTCWELPQNKQQLARKRVNEWVWFGLRPEHIKIALVDEPHASTNTQQHRINVVESMGNEQYLYFHIGKNKMVARLPFDADRMVESGDLISLHFKTKHCHLFHLETEAVIA from the coding sequence ATGGCAGAAGTCATTCTAAAAAAGGTTGAAAAGATCTACCCAAATGGCTTTAAAGCAGTTCATGGGATTGATTTGAATATCCATGAAGGTGAATTTATGGTGTTCGTTGGCCCATCAGGCTGCGCAAAATCGACAACGCTACGGATGATTGCTGGATTAGAAGACATTAGTGAGGGTGATGTTTTTATCGGTGATAAGCGAGTCAATGATCTGCCGCCAAAAGAGCGCGGTATTTCAATGGTATTTCAGAACTACGCGCTTTATCCCCATATGTCGGTTTATGAGAATATGGCGTTTAGCTTGAAGCAGCAAAAATTGCCAAAAACAGAAATCGACAAGCGTATTTCTGAAGCTGCAAAAACACTAGAAATCGAGCACCTACTGCATCATAAACCCGCAGAGATGTCCGGCGGTCAGCGTCAGCGCGTTGCGTTAGGCCGCGCCATGGTTAGAAAGCCCGATGTGTTCTTATTTGATGAGCCGTTATCGAATTTAGATGCAAAACTTCGCGTTTCCACACGGGTCAGTATCGCTCAGCTGCACAATGATCTAAAAGCTGAAGGGCAGAATGCAACCATGATTTATGTGACGCACGATCAGGTTGAGGCAATGACGCTGGGCGATCGCATCTGTGTGCTGAATAAAGGTGAAATCATGCAAGTGGACACACCCATGAACCTATATCACTATCCAGCCAATAAATTTGTCGCTGGGTTTATTGGCTCGCCGGCAATGAATATCATCAAAACACAAATCGTTGAGCGTCGCGGTATCATGCACGTTGTCAGCGAAGATAATACTTGCTGGGAGCTACCGCAAAATAAACAACAACTAGCACGTAAACGGGTCAATGAGTGGGTCTGGTTTGGTTTGCGCCCAGAGCATATCAAGATAGCACTGGTTGATGAGCCGCATGCATCGACCAATACACAACAACACCGAATCAATGTTGTGGAGTCTATGGGCAATGAGCAATATCTCTACTTTCATATCGGGAAAAATAAGATGGTAGCGCGATTACCTTTTGACGCCGATAGGATGGTCGAAAGCGGTGATTTGATTTCCCTTCATTTTAAAACGAAGCATTGTCATCTCTTCCATTTAGAAACCGAAGCTGTCATCGCTTAA
- a CDS encoding HAD family hydrolase has product MKFKGLLFDKDGTLLEFHNLWLNVSHGVSQVVKDYSNQHQGHQNVTITALLSAIGIEGDVVLNHGLLASNPVEDIAQAWFDMLAPDVSIAAFTQVTKAAFNQQVKHHCEWIQALPGVTEKLRAFKQQGIYLGIATADTKDATLYSLAKAGLSELFDYIGYSDGDIEPKPAPALLNAFCQQCGIEPHEVIMFGDTVSDMEFGHRAGAKKVGVLTGTALRDELAPVADLVISSVAHFDLQAFNALD; this is encoded by the coding sequence ATGAAATTTAAAGGACTTTTGTTTGATAAAGACGGAACTTTACTTGAGTTTCATAACCTATGGCTCAATGTGTCTCACGGCGTAAGTCAGGTCGTTAAAGATTACAGCAATCAGCACCAAGGTCATCAAAACGTCACCATTACCGCGCTACTCTCAGCCATTGGTATCGAAGGTGATGTGGTATTGAATCACGGATTGTTAGCTTCGAATCCTGTTGAAGATATAGCGCAAGCTTGGTTTGACATGCTGGCACCAGATGTCTCAATCGCAGCGTTCACTCAGGTGACGAAAGCCGCATTTAATCAGCAGGTGAAGCATCATTGTGAGTGGATTCAAGCGTTACCGGGCGTCACTGAAAAACTGCGAGCTTTCAAGCAGCAAGGGATCTATCTCGGGATCGCAACGGCAGACACCAAAGACGCGACACTGTATTCACTTGCAAAGGCTGGGCTTAGCGAATTATTTGATTACATCGGCTATAGCGATGGCGATATTGAGCCAAAGCCAGCGCCAGCACTGTTGAATGCATTTTGTCAGCAATGCGGTATTGAGCCGCATGAAGTCATTATGTTTGGCGATACGGTTTCTGATATGGAATTTGGGCACCGTGCGGGCGCAAAAAAAGTAGGGGTTCTTACGGGAACGGCGCTTCGCGATGAACTAGCGCCTGTTGCCGATTTGGTGATTTCCTCCGTCGCGCATTTCGACCTTCAAGCATTTAACGCATTAGATTAA
- a CDS encoding CehA/McbA family metallohydrolase, which translates to MIQFHGELSAGRKQLGFDVPVGVVSVSMTGSVITKGFLYAAVYDAKQGFRGMFLFDNAAKSLHIGVQNSGLGAIDGELPSGQWTLALYNLEGECHHERTMPYQIDIVFDADIPLCTLPVVSVANSAHQLMFDYNRTLNADARWYRGDLHAHTQLSDGHNSLDVAKAIVESQGLDFFFFTEHNICHSKLPLSEQCLFLPGIEVTTELGHFNVHGAARSLDLRQVKHNAAAVIEAGMALAELGQSSISINHPMMQPWHWRFDAMELSQVSTLEVCCDPTWPTSAKAADEALQVLNELWNCGHRIAAVGGSDSHLALQERNPNATEPSIYGDPSTFVFSHGLSGEGILSGLRRGRIYVERRCGLVFQINQGDILPGQDAQGVALTYALSVTDDAMNYIAEIIIDGEVYARHRLTQEPQYFDVKEGYAWCRIDIRRQDNHEFEGCINPVFDGRQPMFITPLVETWGELMERLNHHEI; encoded by the coding sequence ATGATTCAATTTCATGGTGAGCTCAGTGCAGGTCGAAAGCAGTTGGGCTTTGATGTTCCTGTGGGCGTCGTGTCAGTCAGTATGACTGGTAGTGTGATCACAAAAGGCTTTTTATACGCAGCTGTATATGATGCAAAGCAAGGTTTTCGAGGCATGTTTTTATTCGATAACGCCGCAAAATCGCTTCATATTGGTGTGCAAAATTCAGGTTTGGGTGCCATTGATGGCGAGTTGCCGTCAGGTCAATGGACGCTTGCGCTTTATAACCTCGAAGGTGAATGTCATCACGAGCGCACGATGCCTTATCAAATTGACATTGTGTTTGATGCGGACATTCCCCTATGCACCTTACCCGTAGTGTCAGTTGCAAATTCAGCGCATCAATTGATGTTCGATTATAACAGAACGCTCAATGCGGACGCTCGTTGGTATCGCGGCGATCTGCATGCGCATACCCAGCTTTCAGATGGACATAATAGCTTAGACGTGGCAAAAGCGATTGTTGAATCGCAAGGGCTCGATTTCTTCTTTTTCACTGAGCACAACATATGTCATTCAAAACTGCCTCTATCAGAGCAGTGTCTGTTTTTACCCGGCATTGAAGTGACAACTGAGCTTGGCCACTTCAATGTTCATGGCGCTGCCCGCTCACTTGATTTGCGACAGGTGAAGCACAATGCAGCAGCGGTTATTGAGGCTGGGATGGCATTAGCGGAGCTCGGGCAAAGTTCAATCAGTATTAACCACCCGATGATGCAACCGTGGCACTGGCGCTTTGATGCCATGGAGCTGAGTCAAGTATCCACGCTTGAGGTTTGTTGTGATCCCACATGGCCAACATCAGCAAAAGCTGCCGATGAGGCGCTTCAAGTGCTCAATGAACTATGGAACTGCGGTCATCGAATCGCTGCGGTTGGCGGTAGTGATTCTCACCTCGCACTGCAGGAGCGTAATCCCAATGCCACGGAGCCTTCTATTTATGGCGACCCTTCAACGTTTGTATTTAGTCACGGACTTAGTGGTGAAGGCATTCTTTCTGGTCTGCGTCGTGGTCGGATTTATGTTGAGCGTCGTTGTGGGTTAGTTTTTCAAATCAATCAAGGTGACATTCTACCGGGGCAAGATGCGCAAGGTGTTGCTTTAACTTACGCACTTTCAGTGACAGATGACGCAATGAATTACATTGCAGAAATCATCATCGATGGCGAGGTTTATGCGCGTCATAGGCTCACTCAGGAGCCGCAATATTTTGACGTCAAAGAAGGTTATGCATGGTGTCGCATTGATATTCGCCGCCAAGATAACCATGAATTTGAAGGCTGCATCAACCCTGTATTTGACGGCCGGCAACCGATGTTTATCACACCTTTAGTTGAGACTTGGGGTGAGCTGATGGAGCGATTGAATCATCATGAAATTTAA
- a CDS encoding extracellular solute-binding protein, which yields MKRHTLALLCAGASMFSHQVLAKTEVNFWYSGGTKPQQMMTQMIAEFNSSQEEYVIKPALQGNYTETYQKLQAGLASRTAPELVLLDSSRAHAMHLRGLSRDIAPYMDDAFNFADFVGAFKNQVTAEDDTIIGLPAYGTTQVFYYNKHVLAEHGFDEQDLSTWQGVARVAAKVTQRDDRGNTTFYGWEPMWGPENMIDAAFSNGAKVISDDGNKVLIDSKEWVTVWESFRQWIHDDQIMRIHHGGQGWEYWYKTIDDVMKNNTLGYTGSSGDQGDLDFSKLAATSQPGWGGHRSAPQAGALVFVMPQGTDEAAAKGAFEFMAFFTNAKNTATWSKFTGYIPVRLSVETVPEYQAYTKENPQALVPLKQATTATPDFRDPTNGKIIDALKVAADQIQIQNVPAEKALRHAAKKAQRALDRVNRANRS from the coding sequence ATGAAACGACATACACTCGCATTGTTATGTGCTGGTGCCTCGATGTTCTCTCATCAGGTTTTGGCGAAAACAGAGGTTAATTTTTGGTACTCAGGTGGTACGAAACCACAGCAAATGATGACTCAAATGATTGCGGAATTTAATTCAAGCCAAGAGGAATATGTGATTAAGCCTGCGCTGCAAGGGAACTACACCGAAACTTACCAAAAACTGCAAGCTGGCCTTGCGTCTCGTACTGCGCCAGAGCTGGTATTACTCGATTCTAGCAGAGCGCATGCCATGCACCTGCGTGGTCTGAGTCGCGATATTGCACCCTACATGGATGATGCTTTTAATTTTGCTGATTTTGTCGGTGCCTTTAAAAACCAAGTGACAGCAGAAGATGACACCATTATCGGCTTACCAGCATACGGTACGACGCAGGTGTTTTATTACAACAAGCATGTGTTGGCAGAACATGGCTTTGATGAACAAGATTTAAGCACGTGGCAAGGTGTGGCAAGGGTTGCAGCGAAAGTCACACAGCGCGATGACCGTGGCAATACCACTTTTTATGGTTGGGAACCGATGTGGGGGCCTGAAAACATGATTGATGCTGCCTTTTCAAATGGTGCGAAGGTGATCAGTGATGATGGAAATAAGGTTCTGATTGACTCAAAAGAGTGGGTCACGGTTTGGGAGAGCTTTCGTCAGTGGATTCATGATGATCAAATTATGCGTATACACCATGGCGGCCAAGGTTGGGAGTATTGGTACAAAACCATTGATGATGTGATGAAAAACAACACGCTTGGTTATACTGGCTCATCTGGCGATCAGGGCGATCTCGACTTTTCCAAGCTTGCAGCAACCTCGCAACCAGGCTGGGGCGGGCACCGCTCTGCGCCGCAAGCTGGTGCATTGGTTTTCGTTATGCCACAAGGTACGGATGAAGCGGCGGCAAAAGGGGCCTTTGAGTTTATGGCGTTCTTCACGAATGCCAAAAATACAGCGACATGGTCGAAGTTTACAGGCTACATCCCCGTGCGGTTGAGTGTTGAAACTGTGCCTGAGTATCAAGCTTATACAAAAGAGAATCCGCAAGCGCTGGTGCCACTGAAGCAAGCAACCACAGCAACGCCAGATTTTCGCGACCCAACGAACGGTAAGATTATTGATGCGCTGAAAGTCGCAGCGGACCAAATCCAAATCCAAAACGTTCCCGCTGAAAAAGCACTTCGGCATGCGGCGAAGAAAGCACAAAGAGCATTGGACAGAGTCAATCGGGCCAATCGTTCATAG
- a CDS encoding carbohydrate ABC transporter permease encodes MTTQVMDNVLTISMARRSQTTFTRAKVSKIDRVSGVVCFKHLFLTTCGSIMVFPFLWMLSGALKSNDEIFASPLNLIPETFRWQSFIETFQSTPFGLYIFNSFTVALLTTLLVIINSAMFAYALTQLKFRAKTLIYFVVMGCYMLPGAVTYIPSYMTLAKLGLLDSHMGLVVSNAASIFGVFYLRQVFLKIHPSLIEAARIDGAGELKILWKILLPQCKAAIATLFLITFITNYNSYMWPSLVITTQELNLIATGIRHYFIAEGNYGLNWSQIMAASTIAVMPLLILFIICQKTILSGIADSGVKE; translated from the coding sequence ATGACAACGCAAGTTATGGATAACGTGCTGACCATCAGCATGGCGCGACGTTCACAAACAACATTCACGCGAGCAAAAGTAAGCAAGATTGATCGCGTATCAGGCGTGGTGTGCTTCAAACATCTGTTTTTGACGACCTGCGGCAGCATCATGGTTTTCCCATTTTTATGGATGCTTTCAGGCGCACTGAAAAGTAACGATGAGATATTCGCAAGCCCGCTCAATCTGATCCCAGAAACCTTTCGCTGGCAGAGCTTTATTGAAACCTTTCAAAGCACACCCTTTGGTTTGTATATCTTTAACAGTTTTACAGTCGCGCTGCTTACCACGTTATTGGTGATCATCAACTCAGCGATGTTCGCCTATGCGCTAACGCAATTGAAGTTTCGAGCAAAAACGCTGATCTACTTTGTGGTGATGGGGTGTTACATGTTGCCAGGTGCGGTGACTTATATCCCTTCCTATATGACGCTTGCAAAGCTTGGATTGCTTGATTCTCACATGGGATTGGTGGTGTCCAATGCCGCCTCGATTTTTGGGGTGTTTTATTTACGCCAAGTGTTTCTCAAGATTCATCCATCATTGATTGAAGCGGCACGTATTGATGGCGCAGGCGAGCTGAAAATTCTATGGAAGATTTTGCTGCCGCAATGCAAAGCGGCGATCGCAACCCTTTTCTTAATTACCTTTATCACGAACTACAACAGCTATATGTGGCCGAGCCTTGTGATCACAACGCAAGAGTTGAATCTCATTGCCACGGGGATTCGTCACTATTTTATTGCTGAAGGGAACTATGGCTTGAATTGGTCGCAAATTATGGCGGCGAGTACTATCGCCGTCATGCCTTTGCTCATTCTATTTATCATCTGTCAAAAGACGATTCTTTCAGGTATCGCCGATAGCGGCGTAAAAGAGTAA
- a CDS encoding carbohydrate ABC transporter permease, which yields MSAFSQQMNNRFKVLLFTAPLLVPLVMFWLMPFGYSIYISFTDWDYISPDYDFIGFENYQYMIEDFEFTQALLNTFWFSLGVVIPTVMLGLVFALLLHKNFAGSQFYRAVIFSPWITPTVAVSIIWSWVFESKAGLANQLLMSAGFESIAWLEHGDTAMIAVIIVTIWQAIGWTMLFYISALNKIPSSLYEASLIDGCSPWTYFIKITLPLVSPTTFFLVVVNSITAVQAFDQFQILTQGGPGGETRTLLYLFYQQAFERYEMGPAAATSLVIFIITGLLALANTYIGKRWVYY from the coding sequence ATGTCTGCTTTTTCACAACAGATGAATAACCGATTCAAGGTGCTTCTTTTTACTGCACCTTTACTTGTGCCTTTAGTGATGTTTTGGCTCATGCCTTTCGGTTATTCCATCTATATCAGTTTTACCGATTGGGATTATATCTCGCCTGATTATGACTTTATCGGGTTCGAAAACTACCAATATATGATTGAAGACTTCGAATTCACACAAGCCTTATTGAATACCTTTTGGTTTTCACTTGGTGTGGTGATTCCAACCGTGATGCTTGGTCTTGTCTTCGCGCTTTTATTGCACAAAAACTTTGCAGGTAGCCAATTTTATCGTGCGGTGATCTTTTCTCCTTGGATTACCCCCACGGTGGCCGTTTCTATTATTTGGTCATGGGTCTTTGAATCGAAAGCGGGCTTAGCAAACCAGTTATTGATGTCGGCTGGATTTGAAAGCATCGCGTGGCTTGAACATGGTGATACGGCGATGATTGCCGTGATTATTGTGACCATTTGGCAAGCAATAGGTTGGACCATGCTGTTTTATATCAGCGCGCTGAACAAAATCCCATCCTCCCTTTATGAAGCCTCGTTAATTGATGGCTGCAGCCCTTGGACTTATTTCATCAAGATTACTTTGCCATTGGTTTCACCAACCACGTTTTTCTTAGTGGTGGTGAATAGCATTACTGCGGTGCAGGCCTTTGATCAATTTCAGATCCTGACGCAAGGCGGTCCAGGTGGTGAGACGCGCACCTTGCTCTATTTGTTCTATCAGCAAGCGTTCGAGCGTTATGAGATGGGGCCAGCTGCGGCAACATCACTGGTTATTTTTATTATCACGGGTTTGTTGGCATTAGCGAATACCTACATAGGTAAACGCTGGGTTTATTACTAA
- a CDS encoding LysR substrate-binding domain-containing protein: MLPPLRALVAFEAVARLGSIGAAARELCVTQAAVSQQLKSLESFLGATLFERGKRGVKLTSAAQHYQPIVSGSLAHLKLQTQILFGEKETDVLSLRVNHTFCHNWLLPRLPSFYQQYSFIRLDIQLVDWPSTNPCENVDIEITNGKVDSEETSYERLFQEHWQLVCSPAFKQQYQAQLNANAFSKLPAVQVKGYQENLMQWLSHNQLSTELPQIQLEISNSLHALEAAKQGIGVLLVRSLAVSTLLKKKDLVLAVDASMPSDSGHYLVTKHCRSAKVNFFCDWLYHQIELADAE, encoded by the coding sequence ATGCTTCCTCCATTACGTGCCTTGGTGGCATTTGAGGCAGTAGCACGCCTGGGATCGATTGGCGCAGCGGCGCGCGAGTTATGCGTAACTCAAGCCGCCGTGAGTCAGCAACTTAAAAGCTTAGAGAGCTTTCTTGGGGCGACATTATTTGAGCGCGGAAAACGAGGCGTCAAACTCACATCTGCGGCGCAACATTATCAACCGATTGTCTCTGGCTCACTCGCGCATCTGAAGCTGCAAACTCAGATCTTATTTGGCGAGAAAGAGACGGATGTTTTAAGTCTGCGTGTCAATCATACCTTTTGTCATAATTGGTTATTGCCTCGTTTGCCTTCCTTTTACCAGCAATACTCGTTTATTCGCTTAGATATTCAGCTTGTTGATTGGCCATCGACAAACCCATGTGAAAATGTCGATATCGAGATCACCAATGGCAAAGTCGACAGTGAAGAGACCAGCTATGAACGTCTATTCCAAGAGCATTGGCAGTTGGTTTGTAGCCCCGCATTTAAGCAGCAATATCAGGCGCAGTTGAATGCGAATGCATTTTCTAAGCTGCCCGCTGTTCAGGTGAAAGGTTATCAAGAAAATTTGATGCAGTGGCTTAGCCACAATCAATTGAGTACAGAACTTCCGCAAATTCAGCTGGAAATTAGTAATTCACTCCATGCCCTTGAAGCGGCAAAACAGGGCATTGGCGTATTGCTTGTTCGCTCCCTTGCCGTTTCAACATTGCTCAAAAAGAAAGATCTCGTTTTAGCTGTTGATGCTTCAATGCCATCTGACTCAGGGCACTACCTCGTTACGAAACATTGCCGCAGTGCCAAAGTGAATTTTTTCTGTGACTGGCTTTATCACCAAATTGAGCTGGCTGATGCAGAGTAA